A region of the Rhizobium leguminosarum bv. trifolii WSM1325 genome:
CTGACCGACGCCGAAATCGCCGCTACGATGCCGGGCAACCGGACCTGCGTGACGTCGATGAACATCGGTAATTATTTCCGGCTATCGCCGGACAAACGGCTGATCTTCGGCGGCCGTGCGCGATTTTCCGCCACGTCGGATCAGCGCTCGGACGCAAGGAGCGGCGATATTCTGCGCGCCAGCCTTGCTGAAATCTTCCCGCAGCTTGCCGGCGTCGAAATCGACTATTGCTGGGGCGGGCTCGTCGACATGACGAAGGACCGCTATCCGCGCGCCGGCTATGTCGACGGTGTCTGGTATGCCATGGGCTATTCCGGCCACGGCGCCCAGCTCTCCACCCATCTCGGCATGATCACGGCCGACGCCATCCTCGGCAAGGCCGACCTTAATCCGATCAAGGGGCTCGACTGGCCCGCCGTCCCCGGCCATTTCGGCAAGCCGTGGTTCCTGCCGCTCGTCGGGCTCTATTACAAGACGCTCGATCGCTTCCAGTAACGGGCCGGATCAGTCCGATTGCCACTGTTCTAGGATTGCGATGAGCGCCCGCGCGGCGGTTAACTACCTGGCCTCGCTGACGGGATAGATCCTGAAAATCCCAAGGCGGTTATCAGTCGTGATCGCTGCAATACCCGCCTCATATGCGGCGCGGACGATTGCCTCATGCAATTTCTCAGGCTCGCTCTCTCCGGTAAGGACCTCCAAACAGATGCTCACCGCCGTGAGAAATTCCTCACCGTCGTCGGTGGGCCATTCCTTCAGCAACAGTTGGGCAGCCTCGCGAGCGGTATGGATCACCTTGCGATCTTTCCCTTCCGCAAAAACCAGAATTATCGTTGGGAAACTTTTGAACATATCGAATCTCATTGCCCCCTGAACTCCGCGGGACGGCCAGTGCCAATGACGGGCCATGGTTTCGGACCGGGATTGGCCACACATGCTCGTCAACCATCTTCGGTGTCGTTTCGACAATCACGTCGCCTTTCTTCCCTTTGGTGGGAAGCAAGCTTGGCTTTTAGCTCGCGGGCTGCCGCCTCAAGAAGTCGCTTGAATTCTTCGGAGGTCACGCCATCCGCGCGCATCACCATGGCGATCAGTGGATCACCAAGAGCTTCGGTTATCGTCAGCTCATCGTTCTTTCCGGCAGTTGCCCCAACGGAGCAATGATATTCCGAGGAAAATAGCGCGATCATGGACATACCTTACATTCGGGTTCTTTGGAGAGAGCGCAGCTTGGCCTGGTCGCCTTTGAGGTCCAATATCCATTGGCGTCCCCGGGCGAGCGAGTGTCTCGAAAGGCATTTTTGGACAATCTGCGACACGGCAAGGCCGGCGACCAATGGGCTGTCGACGGTAGCCTGCGGCGCGCGTAAGCCGTCGTCGGCCGTGACTTGGGTAGCGCAATGGCAGACGGAACATGCGTCCTCATGCACCAAGGCCAAAGGCCCTGCCATGCAATAGTTTGCAGAGCGGCCCAGATGCAGATGAGGCGGCAGGCCGGCTTCCAATGCCAGGCAGGCTGACAGGAGATCTTGGGTTGGACGAGAATCGCCGCCGGCGAGGATGAGGAACGGGTTATTGGCGTAGTTTGCGATTAACCGCAGCGCCGAGGCGCCTTCCGCAAATTCCGGCAGCGCGAAGACAGTGGCCGAGAAACCCGCGGCCAGATGGGTCGCCAGCCTGTCCGTCTTCAGCCGGCCGAGATCAGCCTCGCATGCCCATGGGAGATGGTTCAAGTCGTTCTCATCGATACGATCCGCATCCACGAGAAGGAAACGACGCGCGCCGAGGGCCGCGAGCTGGATGGCGATCTGCGAGCCCAAGCCGCCGCATCCGATGATGACGAAGTCGATGTCGCCAAACAGTGCGATGTCGCGTTGCCGATAGCAAAGAGGCGCCAGGAAGGGGTCGTGATGATCGACTGCGGCGGGATCATATTCGTTCTTCGCCGGCATATCTGGAGCCTCCAACGAGACGACGAATGCAGGCCTGGTAACATGGGGGCTCTGTTCCTCGACAGAATCGGCACTATTGCCGGTGAACAGAGCCCCCCGGCCGCCCCGCCCCAGGCTGCGGGTGACAAGGTTCGGGAAGTCGACGGATACGCTGGCAGCCGCCGATAATCGTTTGGACCGATAATTGACCATCACATCGCCTCCATCTCGCGGGGCGCAACTCCGCGGATCGTCGCGGCGTAGTGACCGTAATCCTCGCCCATCGCATAATCGGGTGTCTTCACAATCACGTGGAATTTGCCGTCGTACCACAGGCTGACATTGTCGCCGCTGTCATCGATCTCTCGCCGGCCCATCCGAGGATCGATCGGCTCCTTGCCGCGCAGCAGCATCTGTCCGATATCCCAGGCTTGGCGATCGAGAACTCGCTGGCGCTCGGCAAGATGCGCCTGCCGGTGCGCAATGGGTTCTTCGGCAAGCAACTGGCTGACGAGGAACAAGATCCGACTACTCCAGGAAGGAATGGCGGCGATGTCTGGGAGGTCGAGGAGGACATCGCCGCCGAGACGTTCGATCCCTTTCCGAGCGATGTCGATAAGCGGGACTTGCCGCGCGGCATAGGCGATTATGAATGCCGCTTTCCGGGAGCGGCGCTTAAGATCCGCCTCGGTGGATAGGCATGCCATGCGCAAGGCGCACTCCCAGGGAATGGTGTAGGCCGTATGCAGGATGCTCTCGAGCGTCTGTAGGTCCTTCTTGTATGGGGAAACATATTGGAACTCGCCGGGCAGGGATGCCGCCGCCGAGGTCGTATAGAACCCGAGCAGGATATTCCCCGCCTCATGAAGCAGTTGGGCCGCTGTCGCGGCATGATCGCCGACGCGTAATCTCTCGCTGGAAAGGACGATGAGCGCGCTGCCCGGCAATTCGTTCGAACTCGAAAAGGAGCACTGCGGTTCGCGCCGCACGCCAACGTAAAGCGTGTGCAGGCCGGCGATCAGACGCTGATGGCCATACTCGTCCAAGTCCGCGATCAATGCGAAGGCCTTCTCCAGATGGTCGGCGATTCGATCCAATTGCGCATCGTCGGAGATCGGAAAGCCGGGCCGGGGATAGTCCGGCATGCATCGGCGCAGGAGGGCTTGCATGATACGGCTACGCGCCGGACTTTCGATGTGCATGAGGCCGATGCCGCAAGAGAGCCGGCACGCTGTCTGACGTTCGAGTTCAAGATCCGATGCGATCAGATCCGGCTGCAGATAGCGGCCGACGACCTGCACATC
Encoded here:
- a CDS encoding protein of unknown function DUF982 (PFAM: protein of unknown function DUF982~KEGG: ret:RHE_CH01582 hypothetical protein), which gives rise to MRFDMFKSFPTIILVFAEGKDRKVIHTAREAAQLLLKEWPTDDGEEFLTAVSICLEVLTGESEPEKLHEAIVRAAYEAGIAAITTDNRLGIFRIYPVSEAR
- a CDS encoding hypothetical protein (KEGG: rec:RHECIAT_PA0000245 hypothetical protein) yields the protein MIALFSSEYHCSVGATAGKNDELTITEALGDPLIAMVMRADGVTSEEFKRLLEAAARELKAKLASHQREERRRDCRNDTEDG
- a CDS encoding UBA/THIF-type NAD/FAD binding protein (PFAM: UBA/THIF-type NAD/FAD binding protein~KEGG: hpp:HPP12_p02 MccB); translation: MVNYRSKRLSAAASVSVDFPNLVTRSLGRGGRGALFTGNSADSVEEQSPHVTRPAFVVSLEAPDMPAKNEYDPAAVDHHDPFLAPLCYRQRDIALFGDIDFVIIGCGGLGSQIAIQLAALGARRFLLVDADRIDENDLNHLPWACEADLGRLKTDRLATHLAAGFSATVFALPEFAEGASALRLIANYANNPFLILAGGDSRPTQDLLSACLALEAGLPPHLHLGRSANYCMAGPLALVHEDACSVCHCATQVTADDGLRAPQATVDSPLVAGLAVSQIVQKCLSRHSLARGRQWILDLKGDQAKLRSLQRTRM